The DNA region CGGCCTTTTTTTCGTCCTAGTGTAAAATCCTTGTAAAGTAGGTTGCGGGACGGGTGCGGTTCCGGTATAATGGATTTTGAAAATTTTTTTGCGCCGGCCTGCAATAAAACAGCCGGGCGGCGCATTAGGTAGATGAGAGGGTAAAGGATATGCTGTTGTTCGCCACCATCCAGACTGAAACAAAACCACCCGCGCTGACCGATGAGATGATGCTTCTGGTCGCGCAGGGCGATGGCGACGCATTCGCACGCCTTTATCATGCGACCCAGCAGGCGGTCTACTGTCTGCTGCTTTCGATTGTCAAAAACCACGCGCTCGCCGAGGACCTGATGCAGGACACCTATCTTTCGGTGAAGCGTTCGATCGGCTCCTACCAGCCGCGCGGCAAGCCGCTGGCATGGATTTTTACGGTTGCAAAGAACTTGGCTTATATGGAACTGCGCAAAAAGCGGGAAACCGCCGATTTTGCGGATTATGAAAATTTTCTAACGAAAGACGATACCGTTTCGAGCGTCGATAAACTGGTGCTGCAAAAGACGCTGGAAATTCTTGAGGACCGCGACCGGCAGATCGTGCTGCTGCACGCGGTGGCCGGGCTCAAGTTCCGGGAGGTCGCCGCACAGCTTGAAATGCCGATCGGTTCGGCGCTTTCAGCCTACAACCGGGCGATCAAAAAATTACAGAAAGCGATGAAGGAGGCGGGATACTGATGAAACGCAGTGAGATTGAAGCGTCGCTTCGGCGCGCGGTTTCGCCATCCCCAGATCTCCTGGATCGGATTTTGAAAGCGGACGCGGAAAACGGCGGCAATGTGGTGCGGTTTGAAAATATTCAGCCGCCCAAACGAAAAAGGCGTTTGGTGACCGCGGTCGGTTCGGCAGCGGCGGCGTTCCTGATTTGCCTGGGCGGGCTGACGGCGTTTGTCCCACGGGTCGACGCGCTCGTGAGCATCGATGTGAATCCTGGCGTCGAGCTTTCGATCGATGATAAGGAGAGGGTGATCAAGTGTGAGGCAGCGGGTGCCGATGCAGAAAAGGTGCTCGGCGGGATGGATCTGCGCAAGGTGCAGATCGACGTGGCGACCAACGCGATTATCGGCTCGATGTTTCAAAACGGCTATCTCAGCGCCGATAGAGCCGACAATGCAATCCTGATTTCGGTTGCAAATAAGGATGTACAGAAGGCCGAAGCGCTCCAGGAGCGGCTTGCCGGCATGGTGGATGGGATGCTGCGGGAAAGTAAAACGCAGGCGAGGGTCTACCGCCAGAGCGAAACGCTGGACAGCGGTCTTGAAGATTTGCAGAAGTTTGCCGACCGGTACAGCATCTCAATCGGCCGCGCGGATTTTATCCGGAAGTTGATCGCGAAGGACCCGTCGCTTACCGCCGAAGAGCTTGTCACGCTGCCGATTAAGGAATTGGCAAGGCTCATTTCCGAACGCGGCCTCAACATCAACGATATCGTGATCGTGGATGATGATGACTGGGATGACGACCTCGACGACAAGATCGAGGATACGATCGACGAACTGAACGACCGCAGCGGCGCGGATGACGACCGCGACGACTGGATCGAGGACACGGACGATAACGATGATCGGGACGACGATTGGGACGACGATTGGGACGATGACGATCGGGATGACGATGATTGGGACGACAACCAGGACGACGATGACCGTGAGAAATACGAACAAAAGAGCCGCCCTCAGAATGATGATGACGATGATGACGATGACGACGATGATGACGACGGCGACGACGATGATGACGACGGCGATGATGACAATGATGACGACTAAATGGAAAATCTGACACGATTTAATTTCATCAGGGTTTTGAATCCCTGGGACTGCTGCTGAAATACCGCCCTGAAAGACGATCAAAAGGCTTGCCGCAAAGAATGCGGCAAGCCTTTTGAATTTTGGGGATTAGTCGAGTTCGGCCACGCCGGTGTAAAGCTGGTAGTAACGCCCATGTTCCGCGATCAGGTCCTCGTGGTTGCCGCGTTCGATGATCTGGCCCTGCTCCATCACCATGATGGCGTTGGAGTTGCGCACGGTCGACAGACGGTGCGCGATCACAAAGGTGGTACGGCCTTTCATCAGCCGGTCGAGTCCATGTTCGATATGGCGCTCGGTGCGCGTATCAACCGAGCTGGTCGCCTCGTCGAGAATGAGCACCGGCGCGTCGGCTACTGCGGCGCGCGCAATGTTCAGAAGCTGGCGCTGTCCCTGGGAAAGGTTCGCGCCGTCGCCTTCGATCACCGTGTCATAGCCGTGCGGAAGGCGGGAGATAAACGAATGCGCGGAGGCCAGCTTCGCAGCGTCCTCAATCTCCTGATCGGTGGCGGCGGGCCGCCCGTAACGGATATTTTCCCGCACGGTTCCGGTGAAGAGGTGGGTGTCCTGCAGGACCACCGACATGGCACGGCGCAGGCTGTCTTTTTTGATCGCACGCAGATCGATCCCATCGATTGTGATGGTGCCGTGTTCAATATCATAAAAGCGGGTGAGCAGGTTGATAATGGTGGTTTTGCCCGCGCCGGTGGAGCCGACGAAGGCAATTTTCTGGCCGGGTTTCGCATAGAGCGAGATGTTCTTGAGAATCGTCTTTTCCGGGACGTAGCCAAAAGTCACATCGGAAAAGCGCACGTCTCCTGCGACCGGCACCCGGTCCGCGGGGGTCCCATCCTCGTGGTAGCGCTGCCAGAAATAGTCATGGCCAGCCTGCACAAGGTCAGCCGCATGCGGCGGATCAGGTTCTTCAGCGGGTTCCCGCATGACCTCATAAATCCGTTCAGCGCCCGCGATCGCGGTGATGACCGCGTTATACTGGCTGGAAGCCTCGGTGATCGGGCGGCCGAACTGGCGGGTGAGCTGCAGAAAGACGACCAGCGCGCCCACGCTCATGATGCCGAAGACCGACAATACGCCGCCGATGACCGCGACGAGCGCATAGTTGATGGTGGTGATGTTCATCATGACCGGCATCATGAGACCGGAATAGCTCTGCGCGGTGGTCGCCGCCTCCTGCAGTTCGCCGTTGAGGCGGTTGAATTCCTCCACCGCGTCTGGCTCATGGCAGAAGACCTTGACGACCTTCTGGCCGGTGATGATCTCCTCGACGTAGCCGTTGACCTTTCCGAGATTCGCCTGTTGGGCGATAAAGTACTTGCTGCTGCGCTTCATGAGCCGGCCCGCCACAAACAGCATCAGCGGCGCCATCGCAAGGGTGAGGATGGTGAGCGGGATGCTTTTCGAAAGCATGAGCCCCAGGATGCCCGCCAGGGTGATAACGCTCGAGAAGAGGGAGGTAAGCGAGTTCGAGAGCGCGTCATTGAGGGTGTCCACGTCGTTGGAAAAACGGCTCATCATCTCGCCGTGGGTATGGGTATCATAATAGCGCACCGAGAGCTCCTGCAGATGGTCAAAAAGTTCCCGGCGCAGGTCGTTGATGGACCCCTGGGTGACGTTCAGCATCAGTTTCGATTGCAGATAGCTTGCAGCCACCGAAACCAGATAGATACACAGTAGCGTGAGAACACCGGACGCGAGTCCCGCGTACCGCTGCGTGGCGGTAATTTCATGAACCGGCTGCAGGAAATTGTCGATGATGGGCTGGAGCATGGCGGTTCCGGCCAAGGAAGCGCCGATATTGAGAAACACCATGAAGCCCGCCAGGATGAGCAGGACCTTGCGGCGTTTCAGGTAACCCCAGACGAAGGCGATCGAAAGCTTAAAGTTTTTCGGCTTCTGCATGGCCGATTGTTTATGCGGTCCCGGCATTACGCAGTCGCCTCCTTTTCCTGCTGGGAGTAATAGATCTCCTGGTACTCCTCGTTATTTTTGAGCAGCTCGTCGTGCGTACCGATCGCACTGACCTTCCCATCCGAAAGGATGATGATCTTATCCGCGTCCTTCACCGACGAGATACGCTGCGCGATGATGAAGGTGGTGGTGTCCTTCAGTGTGGTGTCGAACGCCTGGCGGATGCGCTGTTCGGTTGCGGTGTCAACCGCGCTGGTACTGTCGTCGAGGATCAGGATCGGCGGTTTTTTGAGCATGGCGCGCGCGATACAGAGCCGCTGTTTCTGCCCGCCTGAGACATTTACGCCGCCCTGTTCGATCCAGGTGTCATAACCGTTCGGGAAAGATTCGATGAAGTCGTGCGCCTGAGCGGCCTTCGCGGCCTCGACAATCTCCTCATCGGTGGCGTGCGGGTTGCCCCAGCGCAGATTTTGTGCAATGGTGCCGGAGAAGAGGGTATTCTTCTGGAGTACCACGCCAATCTGGCTGCGCAGGGATTCGACAGTGTAGCCGCGCACGTCCTTCCCATCGATGCGCACTGCGCCTTCGGTTGCGTCGTAAAGCCGCGGGATGAGCTGCACGAGCGAGCTCTTGCCCGCGCCGGTGCCTCCAATGATCGCGATGACCTCGCCGGCCTTCGCGGTGAAGGAGATATCCTTCAGGATGTATTCTTCATGTTCCGCCGCATATTTGAACGAAACGTGGTCGAATTCCACGTCGCCGCGGATTTTTGGCGCGCTTTCAGCGTTTTCGCTGTCGGTGAGGTCGATCTCGGTTTCGAGCACCTCGCGGGCGCGCTTGAAGGAAGCGGACGCGCGGGAGAAGAGGATGAACATCATCGAAAGCATCATGAGGCTCATGAGGATCTGAAAGATGTAGTTGATGAAGGCGGTCATTTCGGCCACATTGAGGCTGCCCTCAATGACCTGACCGCCGCCGAACCAGATGACCGAGACGGCGGACATATTCATGATGAACATGAGCACCGGCATGTTGAAGATGACCACGTTCATCGCACGCAGAGAGGCTTCCATCAGCCTGTTGTTGGCGGTTTCAAACTTTTCCTTTTCGTAGTCCTGGCGGACGAAGGACTTGACGACGCGCACATTGGTGAGGTTTTCCTGCACGCTGCCGTTGAGCGCGTCGACCCGGCCCTGCATCTTGTCAAAAAGCGGCATGGCTTTGCGGATGATAAAGGCGAGCGAGAGCACGACCGCCGGGATGATAATGCAGAGGATCACGGCCAGTTCGGCGTTCATCCGGACCGCCATGATCATCGCGAAGATGAACATGAGCGGCGCGCGGATCATCAGCCTCAGCCCCATGATGGCGGAGTTCTGCATGAGGGTGACGTCGTTTGTGAGCCTTGTGGCGAGCGACGCGGTGGAGAAATCGTCGATGTTTTTAAACGAGAACTGCTGTACCTTTTCAAAAAGTCCCCGACGCAGGTTTGCCGCGAAGCCGACACCCGCGATTGCGGAATTGCGCGCGTTGCCGAAGCCCGCGACAATCGCGATGAGCGCGGTCAGGATCATGATGGCGCCGGTACCGAGGATATAGGGGATGTTGCCGCTTTGGATGCCCTTTCCGACGATATTCGACATCAAGGTGGGCTGTATCACTTCGCAGACGACGTCGAGCAGCATGAAGGCGACTGCGATGACAATCGGCTTCTTATAAGGGGAAAAATAGGAAAGAATTTTCCGCAAGATAGGGTCACTCCGTTTCGAGCTGATTTTTGTAGTCAATGAGATTTTGCTGCATTCTGGCAAAAAAATGCATAAGCTGGCCGCATTCCTCCTCGGTGAAGCCAGCGAATTTCTGGCGGGTTACATCCCGCAGCACGTCTTCCGACCAGCATGCGGCTTCCTGGCCCGCGGCGGTCAGCGCGATGCGGTTGGAACGCAGGTCGTTCGGATCGTGCATCTTCTGGATATAGCCGGATTTCTCCATCCGCTTGAGCGAAACCGCGATCGACGCGGGGGATACATTCAGGGTGCGCGCCAGCTCATTCTGGCTGCATGAGCCGAGCTTTTTGATCGTGCAGAGCAGGGGCGGCTGGCCAAAATGGATACTGTGATTGAAAAACAGTCGGGCAAGGCACTGTTTTTGCAGGGCATGCAGCGCCCAGTCCAAACGGATTGCATCGTTCACATCGCTCAAAAGACCATCTCCTTGACTTGCTTGTAAATAAAATTAGTTAGACGGCTAATTATTAGCCGTCTAACTAATTTTAGAGGAATTGTTAACCAAAGTCAACGTGAAAAGGGAATTGTTCACAAAAAATTCGCACTTAATTTTAGCAGTTTGCCCCATCAGAGATTGGATTTCTCAAATAAAATATGCAGTCGGGTCCACATACCGTCCGTTGCAGCGCAGCTCAAAATGCAGATGGTTTCCGGTGGCGTTTCCCGTGCGCCCGACGGTGGCGATCAACTGCCCCTGCTCCACCTTATCGCCGGCTTCGGCGGCAAGTTCGTCACACTGTGCGTAAAGGGTCTGGATGCCGTTCCCATGGTCGATGATCAGATAGTTCCCATAGCCGTACACGGAATATTTGCTCGTGAGGACGACCCCGTCCGCGGCCGCGCGGATCTCCGTCCCTTTTTCCGCCGCGAGGTCGATCCCCGTATGGCCGTGATAGGATTGGAACCCGGCGCTGACATATGCGTTGTCCACCGGTTTTTGCAGGCTGATGTCAAGTGCTTCACCGGTATAGATCCCGTCGTCCGGCGGCAGGGCCGTGTCCGCGCTGCCATCCCCGGTGAGCAGGTAGCTGCGCTGGACGAAATCCACCTCATAAACCTTATACGGCGCGCCGTCGAGCTGGATTTCGACCGTTTCGCGCCCTTTTCCGGCGAGCGCCGGTGACCACTGGTCTGCATCCTCCGGCTGGATCGTTTCAGCAGCCGTTTCTTTGCCGTTCTGGATTGCGGTAATCGAGATGGAAACAGCGCGGTTTTGCGGCAGCGGAACTGGCAGACGCAGTCGGGAGGTTTCCATCTCCAGCTTGGGATTGGTGCGGACGGCCAAAACCGAACCGTCGGTTTTGCCGATGAGTTCTACCACTGGCGCGGTGGTCAGCTGTAAAAGCAGGCTCTGGGCGGCGGGAAGGTCGGAGACCACGTCCAGGTCGGGCAGGACCATCGTGCCGGACGCGCCGTCGCCGCTGGTGAGCCGGATGGTGTCGCCCGCCGAAGCGCCAAGTTGGTCATAGAAGGTTTTGAGCGCAGGGATCGGATCGGATTGCTGGCCGGGTTCCCACGGCACGGCGGCGCGCACGAGGAAAATTCCGTCCCTGTCATAGAGGGTGATTTCCGTCCAGCAGGATTCCATTTCATGCAAGTCCACCGTGCAGAAGTTGATGGAGCCGCCCTGTAAATCCTTTTCGCGTAAGAATTCCTGATAGTTTCCGCCGGCGCGCCGGCCGGCGATTACCAACTCTATCCGCCAGCCCTTTTCAGCGCGGATTTTATCCGCGCCAGCGGGCAGGCCGTACCGGATAAGCCCCTGCTCGGTATCGAATTTGATCGAAGCCATCACCTGCCCAATCAATTCGTCGGGCAGTTCCTCCGATTTCGTTGAGACGGTGAAGACGGCGGTGGGACCGTCCGCTCCGCCGATGACGACTGCCTCTCCGTCCCTGTCCGCAAGCACGAAAGAGGAAACCGAAACACCGACAAATAGCAGCAGCGCGGCGGCGAAAACCCCGGCGCAGACAAGCAGACGGGTGGATTTTTGGCCGTCCATGATGCGGGAAAGCCGCTGTCGGAGCTGTTCCTTCTGCAGGCTGAAGGCGGAGGAAACCGGGGGCGCAAACCGTGTGTCGCCCATGATATTGAGGATGGCCATCCCGTAATTGCGGCGTTCCTCGCGTTCCATGCCGCGCACAAGCGATTCGTCGCAGGCGAGTTCGCAGAGAAGGTTTACCCGTTTCAGGACGATCCAGGCGAGCGGGTTGAACCAGTGCAGCGTGCAGACCACAAGTGCCGCCGCTTTATAAAAGAGATCGGCATGCCGGTAATGGGTCAGCTCGTGCAGAAAGACCAGCCGGTATTCCTGCGGACGAAGCGCCGTGTCAGGCAGGACAATGCGCGGTCGGAAAAGCCCCACAAGCATCGGGGAGGAAACCTTTCCGCAAAGAGAGAGCGGGATGCTGCGGCGAATTTGCAGCTCTTTTTTGCAGGCTGCGAAAAGGTTTTGGATTTCCGGTTCTTCGGCCGGCACGCAGGCTTTTTTCAGCTCCCGGTAAAAACGTGCGGCGGCGACGAGATATCTTATACCCAGCGCCGCGGTTCCGGCAAGCCAAATTGCCGCAAAAACCGTCTGCCAGGGGATGGCGGAAATCGCGGAGGCCTGCGCCGCTGCCGCAAAATCCGGGACGGCAAACGGAATGGCT from Anaerotruncus rubiinfantis includes:
- a CDS encoding RNA polymerase sigma factor, whose translation is MLLFATIQTETKPPALTDEMMLLVAQGDGDAFARLYHATQQAVYCLLLSIVKNHALAEDLMQDTYLSVKRSIGSYQPRGKPLAWIFTVAKNLAYMELRKKRETADFADYENFLTKDDTVSSVDKLVLQKTLEILEDRDRQIVLLHAVAGLKFREVAAQLEMPIGSALSAYNRAIKKLQKAMKEAGY
- a CDS encoding ABC transporter ATP-binding protein — translated: MRKILSYFSPYKKPIVIAVAFMLLDVVCEVIQPTLMSNIVGKGIQSGNIPYILGTGAIMILTALIAIVAGFGNARNSAIAGVGFAANLRRGLFEKVQQFSFKNIDDFSTASLATRLTNDVTLMQNSAIMGLRLMIRAPLMFIFAMIMAVRMNAELAVILCIIIPAVVLSLAFIIRKAMPLFDKMQGRVDALNGSVQENLTNVRVVKSFVRQDYEKEKFETANNRLMEASLRAMNVVIFNMPVLMFIMNMSAVSVIWFGGGQVIEGSLNVAEMTAFINYIFQILMSLMMLSMMFILFSRASASFKRAREVLETEIDLTDSENAESAPKIRGDVEFDHVSFKYAAEHEEYILKDISFTAKAGEVIAIIGGTGAGKSSLVQLIPRLYDATEGAVRIDGKDVRGYTVESLRSQIGVVLQKNTLFSGTIAQNLRWGNPHATDEEIVEAAKAAQAHDFIESFPNGYDTWIEQGGVNVSGGQKQRLCIARAMLKKPPILILDDSTSAVDTATEQRIRQAFDTTLKDTTTFIIAQRISSVKDADKIIILSDGKVSAIGTHDELLKNNEEYQEIYYSQQEKEATA
- a CDS encoding MarR family winged helix-turn-helix transcriptional regulator — encoded protein: MNDAIRLDWALHALQKQCLARLFFNHSIHFGQPPLLCTIKKLGSCSQNELARTLNVSPASIAVSLKRMEKSGYIQKMHDPNDLRSNRIALTAAGQEAACWSEDVLRDVTRQKFAGFTEEECGQLMHFFARMQQNLIDYKNQLETE
- a CDS encoding anti-sigma-I factor RsgI family protein, with amino-acid sequence MKRSEIEASLRRAVSPSPDLLDRILKADAENGGNVVRFENIQPPKRKRRLVTAVGSAAAAFLICLGGLTAFVPRVDALVSIDVNPGVELSIDDKERVIKCEAAGADAEKVLGGMDLRKVQIDVATNAIIGSMFQNGYLSADRADNAILISVANKDVQKAEALQERLAGMVDGMLRESKTQARVYRQSETLDSGLEDLQKFADRYSISIGRADFIRKLIAKDPSLTAEELVTLPIKELARLISERGLNINDIVIVDDDDWDDDLDDKIEDTIDELNDRSGADDDRDDWIEDTDDNDDRDDDWDDDWDDDDRDDDDWDDNQDDDDREKYEQKSRPQNDDDDDDDDDDDDDGDDDDDDGDDDNDDD
- a CDS encoding ABC transporter ATP-binding protein, which translates into the protein MPGPHKQSAMQKPKNFKLSIAFVWGYLKRRKVLLILAGFMVFLNIGASLAGTAMLQPIIDNFLQPVHEITATQRYAGLASGVLTLLCIYLVSVAASYLQSKLMLNVTQGSINDLRRELFDHLQELSVRYYDTHTHGEMMSRFSNDVDTLNDALSNSLTSLFSSVITLAGILGLMLSKSIPLTILTLAMAPLMLFVAGRLMKRSSKYFIAQQANLGKVNGYVEEIITGQKVVKVFCHEPDAVEEFNRLNGELQEAATTAQSYSGLMMPVMMNITTINYALVAVIGGVLSVFGIMSVGALVVFLQLTRQFGRPITEASSQYNAVITAIAGAERIYEVMREPAEEPDPPHAADLVQAGHDYFWQRYHEDGTPADRVPVAGDVRFSDVTFGYVPEKTILKNISLYAKPGQKIAFVGSTGAGKTTIINLLTRFYDIEHGTITIDGIDLRAIKKDSLRRAMSVVLQDTHLFTGTVRENIRYGRPAATDQEIEDAAKLASAHSFISRLPHGYDTVIEGDGANLSQGQRQLLNIARAAVADAPVLILDEATSSVDTRTERHIEHGLDRLMKGRTTFVIAHRLSTVRNSNAIMVMEQGQIIERGNHEDLIAEHGRYYQLYTGVAELD
- a CDS encoding M23/M56 family metallopeptidase gives rise to the protein MTAFFFEKILPLTLAGSAVALLALLFSPFARRKFSCRWNYYSWAAALLLFLIPFALPVRSAAHTAAAVPEWTAAIPFAVPDFAAAAQASAISAIPWQTVFAAIWLAGTAALGIRYLVAAARFYRELKKACVPAEEPEIQNLFAACKKELQIRRSIPLSLCGKVSSPMLVGLFRPRIVLPDTALRPQEYRLVFLHELTHYRHADLFYKAAALVVCTLHWFNPLAWIVLKRVNLLCELACDESLVRGMEREERRNYGMAILNIMGDTRFAPPVSSAFSLQKEQLRQRLSRIMDGQKSTRLLVCAGVFAAALLLFVGVSVSSFVLADRDGEAVVIGGADGPTAVFTVSTKSEELPDELIGQVMASIKFDTEQGLIRYGLPAGADKIRAEKGWRIELVIAGRRAGGNYQEFLREKDLQGGSINFCTVDLHEMESCWTEITLYDRDGIFLVRAAVPWEPGQQSDPIPALKTFYDQLGASAGDTIRLTSGDGASGTMVLPDLDVVSDLPAAQSLLLQLTTAPVVELIGKTDGSVLAVRTNPKLEMETSRLRLPVPLPQNRAVSISITAIQNGKETAAETIQPEDADQWSPALAGKGRETVEIQLDGAPYKVYEVDFVQRSYLLTGDGSADTALPPDDGIYTGEALDISLQKPVDNAYVSAGFQSYHGHTGIDLAAEKGTEIRAAADGVVLTSKYSVYGYGNYLIIDHGNGIQTLYAQCDELAAEAGDKVEQGQLIATVGRTGNATGNHLHFELRCNGRYVDPTAYFI